Proteins found in one Geomonas subterranea genomic segment:
- the alaS gene encoding alanine--tRNA ligase, giving the protein MTGKEIRAQFFNFFQKKGHTLVESSNLIPKNDPTLLFTNAGMNQFKDVFLGLEKRDYIRAVSSQKCVRAGGKHNDLENVGRTARHHTFFEMLGNFSFGDYFKKEAIAYAWELLTVDLGLSKDRLYVTVYNDDDEAADIWHHQEGVPRERIYRFGEKDNFWSMGDTGPCGPCSEIFWDNGPGTGCGSPDCAVGCDCDRYMEIWNNVFMQFNRDKDGTLTPLPKPSVDTGMGLERISAVMQGVTSNYDTDLLQGIIRHIEGICGKKYRADEKDDVSMRVIADHSRATTFLICDGVLPSNEGRGYVLRRIMRRAARHAKMLGVSEPMLYRVVDAVNMMMGDAYPELLEREHYVKKVIKAEEERFIETLDRGLAILNEETAALKAKGETVLSGEVIFKLYDTFGFPVDLTADIVEAEALTLDEDGFALCMEKQRVKARENWKGSGEQGLAAIYKELHGSGITSEFVGYAEQTAYSTVSAIVKGGVLVEEANAGDEVEIVTAKTPFYGESGGQAGDTGTISTGAAHVAVESTTRPFTDLIVHRGKVVSGNIRNGEAVDLKVASANRTATARNHTATHLLQAALREVLGDHVKQAGSLVTPDRLRFDFTHFSPMTAEEIRRVEILVNGHIMANDAVDAREMPAAEAMAAGATALFGEKYGDIVRVVRVGEVSSELCGGTHVHGAGEIGFFKIISEAGIAAGVRRIEAQTGHGALAVVHQMEDEQRGIATLLKAEGASPLDRVEKLLAGQRELQRELETLQAKLNASKSADLIQQVREQNGIKILAVKVDGDAKGLRELSDTLKERIGSGIIVLGAGDAAKANLLVAVTSDLTSRWKAGDIIKAIAPIVGGNGGGKPELAQAGGTKPENLAEALEAVYRIVG; this is encoded by the coding sequence ATGACAGGCAAAGAGATCCGGGCGCAGTTCTTCAACTTCTTTCAGAAAAAGGGTCACACCCTGGTGGAGAGCTCGAACCTCATCCCGAAGAACGACCCCACCCTCCTGTTCACCAACGCAGGCATGAACCAGTTCAAGGACGTGTTCCTGGGCCTTGAAAAGCGCGACTACATCAGGGCGGTCAGCTCGCAGAAATGCGTCCGCGCCGGCGGCAAGCACAACGACCTGGAAAACGTCGGCCGCACCGCGCGCCACCACACCTTCTTCGAAATGCTCGGCAACTTCTCCTTCGGCGACTACTTCAAGAAGGAAGCGATCGCCTACGCGTGGGAACTGCTCACCGTCGATCTCGGCCTCTCCAAGGACCGCCTCTACGTCACGGTCTACAACGACGACGACGAGGCCGCCGACATCTGGCACCACCAGGAAGGAGTGCCCCGCGAGCGCATCTACCGCTTCGGCGAGAAAGACAACTTCTGGTCCATGGGAGACACCGGCCCCTGCGGCCCCTGCTCCGAGATCTTCTGGGACAACGGCCCCGGCACCGGCTGCGGCTCCCCGGACTGCGCCGTGGGGTGCGACTGCGACCGCTACATGGAGATCTGGAACAACGTCTTCATGCAGTTCAACCGTGACAAGGACGGCACCCTGACGCCGCTCCCGAAACCCTCCGTCGACACCGGCATGGGGCTCGAGCGCATCTCCGCCGTCATGCAGGGGGTAACCTCCAACTACGACACGGACCTCTTGCAGGGGATCATCCGCCACATCGAGGGGATCTGCGGCAAGAAATACCGGGCCGACGAGAAGGACGACGTCTCCATGCGCGTCATCGCGGACCACTCCCGCGCCACCACCTTCCTGATCTGCGACGGCGTGCTCCCCTCCAACGAGGGGCGCGGCTACGTGCTGCGCCGCATCATGCGCCGCGCCGCGCGTCACGCGAAGATGCTGGGCGTGTCCGAGCCGATGCTGTACCGCGTGGTCGATGCCGTCAACATGATGATGGGCGACGCCTACCCGGAACTCCTCGAGCGCGAACACTACGTGAAGAAGGTGATCAAGGCGGAGGAGGAGCGTTTCATCGAGACCCTCGACCGCGGCCTCGCCATCCTCAACGAGGAGACCGCGGCGCTCAAGGCCAAAGGCGAGACGGTGCTTTCCGGCGAAGTGATCTTCAAGCTTTACGACACCTTCGGCTTCCCGGTCGACTTGACCGCAGACATCGTCGAGGCGGAGGCGCTCACCCTCGACGAGGACGGCTTCGCCCTCTGCATGGAGAAGCAGCGCGTCAAGGCGAGGGAGAACTGGAAGGGCTCCGGCGAGCAGGGGCTCGCCGCCATCTACAAGGAGCTGCACGGCTCCGGCATCACGAGCGAGTTCGTGGGCTATGCCGAGCAGACCGCATACTCCACCGTGAGCGCCATCGTGAAGGGAGGCGTCCTGGTCGAGGAGGCCAACGCCGGGGACGAGGTCGAAATCGTCACCGCCAAGACCCCCTTCTACGGCGAGTCCGGCGGCCAGGCGGGCGACACCGGCACCATCTCCACCGGGGCGGCGCACGTCGCGGTGGAAAGTACCACCCGCCCCTTCACCGATCTCATCGTGCACCGCGGCAAGGTGGTGTCCGGCAACATCCGCAACGGAGAGGCCGTCGATCTGAAGGTCGCCTCGGCGAACCGCACCGCCACCGCGAGAAACCATACCGCGACCCACCTCCTGCAGGCGGCGCTGCGCGAAGTGCTGGGCGATCACGTCAAGCAGGCCGGCTCCCTGGTCACCCCGGACCGCCTGCGCTTCGACTTCACCCACTTCAGCCCGATGACCGCGGAGGAGATCCGCCGGGTGGAGATCCTGGTTAACGGTCACATCATGGCCAACGATGCCGTCGACGCCCGCGAGATGCCGGCCGCCGAGGCCATGGCCGCGGGCGCCACCGCGCTCTTCGGCGAGAAGTACGGCGACATCGTGCGCGTGGTCCGCGTGGGCGAGGTCTCCTCCGAGCTGTGCGGCGGCACCCACGTGCATGGCGCAGGCGAGATCGGCTTCTTCAAGATCATCTCGGAGGCGGGCATCGCCGCCGGCGTGAGGAGGATCGAGGCGCAGACCGGGCATGGCGCACTGGCCGTGGTGCACCAGATGGAAGACGAGCAGCGCGGGATCGCGACACTGCTGAAGGCCGAAGGCGCCAGCCCCCTCGACCGCGTGGAGAAGCTCCTGGCCGGCCAGCGCGAACTGCAGAGGGAGCTCGAGACGCTGCAGGCGAAACTGAACGCCTCCAAGTCCGCCGACCTGATCCAGCAGGTGCGCGAGCAAAACGGCATCAAGATCCTCGCCGTCAAGGTCGACGGCGACGCCAAGGGGCTGCGTGAGCTCTCCGACACGCTCAAGGAGCGGATCGGCTCCGGCATCATCGTGCTCGGCGCCGGCGATGCCGCCAAGGCGAACCTGCTGGTCGCGGTCACCTCCGATCTCACCTCGCGCTGGAAGGCGGGGGACATCATCAAGGCCATCGCGCCGATCGTCGGCGGCAACGGCGGCGGCAAGCCGGAGCTGGCCCAGGCCGGCGGCACCAAGCCGGAGAACCTCGCCGAGGCGCTGGAGGCCGTGTACCGCATCGTAGGGTAG